A DNA window from Gemella massiliensis contains the following coding sequences:
- a CDS encoding recombinase family protein gives MMEYATKITALYSCLSVGDEDRDGGESNSIVNQKAFLERYARGHKLMNIHHYIDDDESGRFFDRSVYTQMMSDVENGKIGIVIMKDMTRWGRDYLQVGNAMEIFRRNNVRFIAINNGIDSQDQNTLEFAPFINIMSEWYARDISKKVKTGIKTKGASGKPVATEAPYGYIKDPNNKDFWIVDKEAAEVVKLIFTLFMEGKNRNQIAVYLKNKEILTPTFYMKQQDRGTAKSRTLNEENRYNWNKATLTRILKRQEYCGDIVNFKTEKHYKDKRNHYVDKDKWQIIENVHEPIIDRATYENVQRILKNAPVKRPNGDGEIHALSGLMYCKDCGTKMHIRTIHKNGKVQHVTYCSEYAKGKSKHPKCNSPHRIDVDDVMENITEVLRKIAQYSLANKEEFEALVKNSLAKEQTEEIKKQKKRIPQITDRLEQIETVMNKLYEDNALGNIEPKRYEQLSRKYAEEYYSLKEEQ, from the coding sequence ATGATGGAATATGCAACTAAAATCACTGCGCTATACTCCTGCCTTTCAGTTGGTGATGAGGACAGGGACGGTGGCGAAAGTAACAGTATAGTCAATCAAAAGGCATTTTTAGAGAGATATGCAAGAGGTCATAAGCTGATGAACATTCATCACTATATTGACGATGATGAAAGCGGTAGATTCTTTGACCGCTCCGTCTACACACAGATGATGAGCGATGTAGAAAATGGTAAAATTGGCATTGTTATCATGAAAGATATGACAAGGTGGGGACGAGATTATCTTCAAGTGGGAAATGCTATGGAGATATTTAGAAGAAACAATGTACGCTTTATTGCCATCAACAACGGTATAGACAGCCAAGACCAAAATACATTGGAATTTGCCCCATTTATCAATATCATGTCAGAGTGGTATGCAAGGGACATCAGCAAGAAAGTCAAAACAGGAATTAAGACTAAAGGAGCAAGCGGAAAGCCCGTCGCAACAGAAGCCCCATACGGCTATATAAAAGACCCTAACAACAAAGATTTTTGGATAGTCGATAAAGAAGCTGCCGAAGTCGTAAAACTCATTTTTACGCTCTTTATGGAGGGGAAAAACCGTAATCAGATAGCTGTTTACTTGAAAAATAAAGAAATACTAACCCCAACCTTTTATATGAAACAACAAGACAGAGGAACAGCAAAAAGCAGAACACTCAATGAAGAAAATCGCTATAACTGGAACAAAGCAACCCTAACACGCATATTGAAAAGGCAGGAGTATTGTGGCGATATAGTCAACTTCAAGACCGAAAAGCATTACAAAGATAAGAGAAATCACTATGTAGATAAAGATAAGTGGCAGATTATAGAAAATGTGCATGAACCAATTATAGATAGAGCTACCTATGAAAATGTACAAAGGATATTGAAAAATGCACCTGTAAAAAGACCAAACGGAGATGGAGAAATCCATGCACTATCAGGACTGATGTACTGTAAAGATTGCGGTACAAAAATGCACATTCGTACCATACACAAAAACGGAAAAGTACAGCATGTAACCTATTGCAGTGAATATGCCAAAGGAAAATCCAAACACCCAAAATGCAACTCTCCCCACCGTATTGATGTTGATGATGTGATGGAAAATATCACAGAGGTTTTGCGAAAGATAGCACAGTATTCATTGGCAAATAAAGAAGAATTTGAAGCACTGGTAAAAAACAGTCTTGCTAAAGAGCAGACCGAAGAAATCAAGAAACAGAAAAAGCGTATTCCACAAATAACAGACAGACTGGAACAGATAGAAACAGTGATGAATAAGCTGTATGAAGATAACGCACTGGGAAATATCGAGCCAAAACGCTATGAACAGCTATCAAGAAAATATGCAGAAGAATATTACAGCTTAAAAGAGGAACAGTAA
- a CDS encoding threonine/serine exporter family protein yields MIQSLKNEDDAKKLLNFSVKMARSMLSYGAEVYRVEDTINRIYKSFDNIKAANTLVTYNFVIVSFVYNDINYTTMRRIILGNRNLEKISLINDLSRKIVTEGWSIDYSYKKLREIKVTKEYNPWLVIFLLALSGPFFSIMFGGTFKDSIYSFLIMGIEGAFLSFATKYKLMDLMQNFFGALLVTVLVEVSTNFFTIYNPSSIVIAGIMPLVPGVQITNCVRDFMAGDYISGMIGVQSAVFTSIAIALGVILGLKIV; encoded by the coding sequence ATGATACAATCATTAAAAAATGAAGATGATGCAAAAAAATTGTTGAATTTTTCAGTGAAAATGGCACGTAGTATGCTTTCTTATGGTGCAGAAGTTTATAGGGTAGAGGATACCATTAATAGAATTTATAAATCATTTGATAATATAAAAGCGGCTAATACACTAGTTACTTATAATTTTGTAATAGTGTCATTTGTTTATAATGATATAAATTATACTACAATGAGAAGAATAATTTTAGGAAATAGAAATTTGGAAAAAATATCATTAATAAATGATCTTTCTAGGAAGATTGTTACAGAAGGATGGTCAATAGATTATTCTTATAAAAAACTTAGAGAAATAAAAGTAACTAAAGAATATAATCCGTGGTTAGTAATATTTTTATTGGCGTTATCGGGACCATTTTTTTCAATAATGTTCGGTGGAACATTTAAAGATAGTATTTACTCGTTTTTAATAATGGGAATAGAAGGTGCTTTTTTATCATTTGCGACAAAATATAAATTAATGGATCTTATGCAGAATTTTTTCGGAGCATTGCTGGTAACTGTTTTAGTAGAAGTTTCAACAAATTTTTTTACAATTTATAACCCATCTTCTATTGTTATAGCGGGAATAATGCCGTTAGTTCCCGGGGTGCAAATAACAAACTGTGTAAGAGATTTTATGGCAGGCGATTATATATCAGGAATGATAGGGGTACAATCGGCAGTATTTACATCAATTGCCATAGCACTTGGAGTAATATTAGGACTTAAAATAGTTTAG
- a CDS encoding ATP-binding protein gives MDIERLKSSYFNSVIQWSYTFENYQGEENQSLIIAKNFVKDYEEMKKENIGLLFYGSVGSGKTYLACSIANALIEQYQVGVKIRNFAQIINELQKGGFDLDKNAYIESLVNTSVLILDDLGIERDTSYAKEQVYNIVNNRYLKQKPTIFTTNLSYDTILNCTESVEYQRIYSRIIEMCIPVMVVGEDFRKVIQKDKLARNKERLLNGGERT, from the coding sequence ATGGATATAGAGCGATTAAAGAGTAGCTACTTTAACTCTGTTATTCAGTGGTCATATACTTTTGAAAATTATCAGGGAGAAGAAAATCAAAGCCTTATTATTGCCAAGAATTTTGTAAAAGATTATGAGGAAATGAAAAAGGAAAATATAGGACTTTTGTTTTATGGTTCGGTAGGTAGTGGAAAGACATACCTTGCTTGTTCTATCGCTAATGCTCTAATTGAACAATATCAGGTAGGGGTTAAGATAAGAAATTTTGCACAGATTATCAACGAATTACAAAAAGGCGGATTTGACCTTGATAAAAACGCATATATTGAATCTCTTGTAAATACTTCCGTTCTTATCTTGGATGATTTAGGAATTGAAAGGGATACAAGTTATGCAAAAGAACAGGTATATAACATTGTTAATAACAGGTACTTAAAACAAAAACCGACTATTTTTACCACAAACCTTTCCTATGACACAATTCTAAATTGCACAGAAAGTGTGGAGTATCAGAGGATTTATTCACGAATCATAGAGATGTGTATTCCTGTTATGGTTGTAGGAGAAGATTTTAGAAAGGTTATTCAAAAGGATAAGCTGGCTCGTAATAAAGAGAGGCTACTGAATGGAGGTGAGAGAACTTGA
- a CDS encoding conjugal transfer protein, translating to MIDKILKDIKGLFKVQDKVKFLKQNIPYLAFFYLGNIFSHHVRSYVGGDVIDKIFQGILELNTMSFLPSIHPVDILIGIGMAALIKFVVYTKSKNAKKFR from the coding sequence ATGATAGATAAGATATTAAAGGACATCAAAGGCTTATTTAAGGTGCAGGATAAGGTAAAGTTTCTAAAGCAGAATATTCCCTATCTTGCATTTTTCTATTTAGGAAACATCTTTTCCCATCATGTAAGAAGCTATGTTGGAGGAGATGTGATAGATAAAATATTTCAGGGGATATTGGAGCTTAACACAATGAGCTTTCTTCCGAGTATTCATCCGGTGGATATTTTAATAGGTATAGGAATGGCTGCTTTAATCAAATTCGTTGTCTATACTAAGAGTAAAAATGCGAAAAAGTTTAGATAG
- a CDS encoding transposase has translation MTEKQEAQTKEERAIPRKPDGILTKKMNGKTFVTEIYFDKKSKDTFQDKLLKIVQSERKE, from the coding sequence ATGACAGAAAAACAAGAAGCACAGACCAAAGAAGAACGAGCCATACCCCGAAAACCTGACGGCATTCTAACAAAAAAGATGAATGGAAAGACCTTTGTAACCGAGATATATTTTGACAAAAAAAGCAAGGATACATTTCAAGATAAGCTGTTAAAGATAGTGCAATCGGAACGGAAAGAATAA
- a CDS encoding CD1845 family protein, with protein sequence MRWILKIILFPISLVLSILTAFLTFLLAIGTTILYLLMLMCVVVGIVSLFQKDFSIGIEALILDFLLSPYGISMVGAAIIAFMKGINEKISLV encoded by the coding sequence ATGAGATGGATATTAAAAATAATCTTATTTCCAATTAGCTTGGTGTTAAGTATCCTCACTGCATTTCTGACATTTTTACTTGCCATAGGAACAACAATACTGTATTTGCTAATGCTTATGTGTGTCGTTGTTGGGATCGTATCATTGTTTCAAAAGGATTTTTCAATAGGCATAGAAGCATTGATATTAGATTTCTTGTTAAGCCCATACGGAATATCGATGGTTGGGGCAGCAATTATAGCTTTTATGAAAGGAATAAACGAGAAAATAAGCTTAGTTTAA
- a CDS encoding DUF4368 domain-containing protein yields the protein MEELLSEFENANQRAKNFIKLAESYSDFEELTPTAINEFISKIVVHERDVKRAKYAVQRIEGYFNYIGKFENELTKEIEPTEQEMIQMREEIEEAKKEKSRAYHRAYSKEYRAKNLEKFREYERIKAREYRARKKLQATT from the coding sequence ATAGAGGAACTCTTATCCGAATTTGAAAATGCCAACCAAAGAGCAAAGAACTTTATCAAGCTGGCAGAAAGCTATTCAGATTTTGAAGAACTTACCCCTACCGCCATCAATGAATTTATCAGTAAAATTGTAGTGCATGAGCGAGATGTCAAAAGAGCCAAATATGCCGTTCAGCGAATAGAAGGCTATTTTAACTATATCGGAAAATTTGAAAATGAACTCACAAAAGAAATAGAACCGACAGAACAGGAAATGATACAAATGAGAGAAGAAATCGAAGAAGCAAAGAAAGAAAAATCAAGAGCATATCACAGGGCATATTCCAAAGAATACCGAGCTAAAAATCTTGAAAAGTTTAGAGAGTATGAACGGATAAAAGCACGAGAATACAGAGCAAGAAAGAAGCTACAAGCGACAACCTAA
- the rlmD gene encoding 23S rRNA (uracil(1939)-C(5))-methyltransferase RlmD, with product MKKNEIFTGTVVDYTHDGLGIVKLDTFPIFIEDVIVGEEIEFKIIKLKKNLGYGKLVQIITKSSERVDGISKTSGANLVHMSYNEQLRFKTNKVRNIMDKTLGKNKVKVLDILGANRPYHYRNKSVIPVQRIKNEIKMGYYKSRSHDVINVEKCYIQYDEHNKLMNDIRNLISEMNLSVYDEATHTGAIRHIMLRTNTSKTEIMVGIIAKENFNQLDNFVNKIVELDNRIVSVILNINSKKTNVIYGDTTRVLYGRNYITDKLAGIKFNISLRSFYQINPIQTIVLYKKALELAELGENDIIIDAYCGIGTITLFAAQKVKKVYGIEVIDVAIDNARENAQLNSINNVEFLLGKSEGVIKSLISQNIKIDAVIVDPPRKGCEESFLYDLASMNIKKIVYVSCNPATLARDMKILHNLGYTLGEVQPVDMFPGSYHVETVALLSKLDVDKYIDVEIKLDELDLTSAESKATYAQIKEYILEKFDLKVSTLYIAQIKKKCGIVLREHYNKSKKEKQVIPQCTPEKEAAIMDALRHFKMI from the coding sequence ATGAAAAAAAATGAAATTTTTACCGGAACAGTAGTAGACTACACACATGACGGTTTGGGTATAGTAAAACTTGATACATTTCCCATTTTTATCGAGGATGTAATAGTAGGAGAAGAGATAGAATTTAAGATTATTAAGTTAAAAAAAAATCTTGGGTATGGAAAATTAGTACAAATTATAACAAAATCTAGTGAGCGGGTAGATGGCATTTCAAAAACATCCGGTGCAAATTTGGTTCATATGAGTTATAATGAACAGCTACGTTTTAAAACAAACAAAGTTCGGAATATTATGGATAAAACATTAGGGAAGAACAAGGTTAAAGTATTAGATATATTAGGTGCCAATAGACCATACCATTATAGAAATAAGTCCGTTATACCGGTACAGAGAATTAAAAATGAAATAAAAATGGGATATTATAAATCGCGTAGTCATGATGTTATTAATGTTGAAAAATGTTATATTCAATATGATGAACATAATAAATTAATGAATGATATTCGTAATTTAATTAGTGAAATGAATTTATCTGTCTATGATGAAGCAACACACACCGGAGCAATCCGCCACATTATGCTCAGAACCAATACTAGTAAAACGGAAATAATGGTTGGTATTATTGCTAAAGAAAATTTTAATCAATTGGATAATTTTGTTAATAAAATAGTTGAGTTAGATAATCGTATTGTTAGTGTTATACTTAATATTAATAGTAAAAAAACAAATGTCATTTATGGTGATACTACAAGAGTTTTATATGGGCGAAATTATATTACGGACAAATTAGCCGGAATTAAATTTAATATTTCTTTGCGTTCGTTTTATCAAATAAATCCTATTCAAACAATAGTTCTTTACAAGAAAGCGCTAGAATTAGCAGAATTAGGAGAAAACGATATAATAATTGATGCTTATTGTGGAATTGGTACTATAACTTTATTTGCAGCTCAAAAAGTAAAGAAAGTCTACGGTATAGAAGTAATAGATGTAGCTATTGATAATGCTAGAGAAAATGCTCAGTTAAATAGTATAAATAATGTGGAATTTTTATTAGGAAAAAGTGAAGGTGTAATTAAAAGTTTAATTTCACAGAATATAAAAATAGATGCAGTAATTGTTGATCCGCCGCGTAAAGGGTGTGAGGAAAGTTTCTTATATGACTTAGCAAGTATGAATATAAAAAAAATAGTTTATGTAAGTTGTAATCCGGCAACTTTAGCACGAGATATGAAAATTTTACATAACTTAGGATACACATTAGGGGAAGTTCAACCGGTTGATATGTTTCCGGGAAGTTATCATGTTGAGACGGTAGCATTATTGTCCAAACTTGATGTTGATAAGTATATAGATGTTGAAATTAAGCTTGATGAGCTTGATTTGACAAGTGCTGAAAGTAAAGCTACTTATGCACAAATCAAGGAATATATATTGGAAAAATTTGATTTAAAGGTTTCGACACTCTATATTGCACAGATTAAAAAGAAATGTGGAATTGTACTGAGGGAGCATTATAATAAATCAAAAAAAGAGAAACAGGTTATTCCACAATGCACACCGGAAAAAGAGGCAGCTATCATGGATGCTTTAAGACATTTTAAAATGATTTAG
- the obgE gene encoding GTPase ObgE — MFLDEVKIFVRSGDGGNGLVAFRREKYVPKGGPAGGDGGRGANVVFVVDEGLRTFMDYRYQKKFVAPSGENGMSKGMHGRKSKDLYLKVPPGTVIRDTDTGEILADLVEHKQEVIVARGGRGGRGNCRFATPSNPAPEIAENGEPGEERNLTLELKLMADVGLVGFPSVGKSTLLSITSKAKPKIADYHFTTLAPNLGVVETKDHRSFVMADLPGLIEGASQGIGLGHQFLRHIERTKVIVHVIDMSATDGRNPYEDYKIINSELGEYNMRLLERPQIIVANKMDIPGANENLTEFKKQLEKDKQEVEIIEISAFTRSNIDNLLYKICDILDNIDPNIMYELDVEEKTMENRVLYKHKPKDETFKITRDDTGAYVVSGPGIERAFLMTDFNRDASVRRFAQQMRSMGVDDKLRERGCKNGDTVRILQGEFEFVE; from the coding sequence ATGTTTTTAGATGAAGTAAAAATATTTGTCAGATCCGGTGATGGAGGTAACGGGCTAGTAGCTTTTAGACGTGAAAAGTACGTGCCTAAAGGCGGTCCTGCCGGTGGTGACGGTGGACGCGGAGCAAACGTAGTTTTTGTCGTTGATGAAGGACTGAGAACATTCATGGATTACCGTTACCAGAAGAAATTTGTTGCTCCGAGCGGAGAAAATGGAATGAGCAAGGGTATGCATGGAAGGAAATCAAAAGATTTATACTTAAAAGTACCGCCGGGAACGGTAATAAGAGATACTGATACAGGAGAAATATTAGCCGATTTAGTAGAACATAAACAAGAAGTTATTGTTGCACGTGGCGGACGTGGTGGACGCGGTAATTGTCGCTTCGCTACACCATCTAATCCGGCACCGGAAATTGCTGAAAATGGAGAACCTGGGGAAGAACGTAACTTAACATTAGAATTAAAACTAATGGCCGATGTCGGTTTAGTCGGCTTTCCGTCTGTTGGGAAATCTACATTATTGTCAATTACTTCAAAAGCAAAACCTAAAATTGCAGATTATCATTTTACCACACTTGCTCCAAACCTTGGAGTCGTAGAGACAAAGGATCATAGAAGCTTTGTTATGGCGGATTTACCGGGGCTTATTGAAGGGGCCAGCCAAGGTATTGGTTTAGGGCATCAGTTCCTACGTCATATTGAGCGTACAAAAGTAATTGTTCATGTTATTGATATGTCAGCAACTGACGGTCGAAATCCTTACGAAGATTATAAAATTATTAACTCCGAACTTGGCGAGTATAATATGCGCCTATTAGAAAGACCGCAAATTATTGTAGCTAATAAAATGGATATTCCGGGCGCAAATGAAAATTTAACAGAATTTAAAAAACAGTTAGAAAAAGATAAACAGGAAGTAGAAATCATTGAAATTTCCGCATTTACACGTAGTAATATTGATAATTTATTGTATAAAATATGCGATATATTAGATAATATTGATCCTAATATAATGTATGAATTAGATGTAGAAGAAAAAACAATGGAAAATCGTGTATTGTATAAGCATAAACCGAAAGATGAAACATTTAAAATTACACGTGATGATACCGGTGCTTATGTTGTAAGTGGTCCCGGTATAGAAAGAGCGTTTTTAATGACTGATTTCAATCGTGATGCGTCTGTAAGACGTTTTGCACAGCAAATGCGTTCAATGGGTGTTGATGATAAGTTGCGTGAACGTGGTTGTAAAAATGGTGATACAGTAAGAATATTGCAAGGTGAATTTGAATTTGTAGAGTAG
- a CDS encoding replication initiator protein A, giving the protein MDFDYFYNREAERFNFLKVPEILVDGEEFTGLSAEAIILYSMLLKRTGMSFKNNWIDKEGRVFIYFTVEEIMKRRNISKPTAIKTLDELDSKKGIGLIERVRLGLGKPNVIYVKDFMSILVVKENDLLKSKNLTSEVKDFNLRSKENELQEVQNVDSNYIDNNKSKYSKREYSFGENGLGTFQNVFLKDEDIGELQIKMAAELDNYIERLSTYLQSTGKTYKDHKATILSWFYKDQGSKKKSNIPTWEEYNKGVHL; this is encoded by the coding sequence ATGGACTTTGACTATTTCTATAATCGTGAAGCAGAGCGATTTAACTTTCTTAAAGTACCTGAAATACTGGTAGACGGAGAAGAATTTACAGGGCTGTCTGCTGAAGCCATTATCCTTTATTCCATGCTTTTGAAACGAACAGGAATGTCATTTAAGAATAACTGGATAGACAAGGAAGGCAGAGTATTTATCTATTTCACAGTTGAAGAAATTATGAAAAGAAGAAATATCTCAAAGCCTACTGCCATAAAAACATTAGACGAGTTAGACAGCAAAAAAGGTATAGGACTGATTGAAAGAGTCAGGCTTGGACTTGGTAAGCCGAATGTCATATATGTCAAAGATTTTATGAGCATATTAGTGGTAAAAGAAAATGACCTCTTGAAGTCAAAAAACTTAACTTCAGAAGTAAAAGATTTTAACCTCAGAAGTAAAGAAAATGAACTTCAGGAAGTTCAAAATGTTGACTCTAACTATATAGATAATAATAAGAGTAAGTATAGTAAGAGAGAATATAGTTTTGGTGAAAATGGACTTGGAACATTTCAAAATGTCTTTTTAAAGGATGAGGATATAGGAGAATTACAAATAAAAATGGCAGCAGAGCTTGATAACTACATTGAAAGATTATCGACTTATCTTCAAAGTACCGGAAAGACATATAAAGACCATAAAGCAACAATCCTTTCTTGGTTTTATAAAGATCAGGGAAGTAAGAAAAAGTCTAATATCCCTACATGGGAGGAATATAACAAAGGAGTACATCTATGA
- a CDS encoding ACT domain-containing protein — MDKEKIYYIIREDVLPEAVKKTLTMKKALEENPKLSILEASKRFDLSRSAFYKYKDTIFPIQDIHKQSILSLSIDVDDIPGILGSILSVVNEEKCSVLTIHQTVPINTRATIIISLELDLEHTNIDKLNARIEKLDYVNEIKVIGMSI, encoded by the coding sequence ATGGACAAAGAAAAAATATATTATATTATTAGAGAAGATGTGTTACCCGAAGCGGTAAAGAAAACTTTAACAATGAAAAAAGCACTGGAAGAAAATCCTAAACTGTCTATATTAGAGGCATCAAAACGTTTTGATTTAAGTAGAAGTGCATTTTACAAATATAAAGATACAATATTTCCAATTCAGGATATACATAAACAATCAATTTTATCATTATCAATTGATGTAGATGATATTCCCGGCATTTTAGGTAGTATTCTATCTGTTGTTAATGAAGAAAAGTGCAGTGTTTTGACTATTCATCAAACGGTGCCTATTAATACAAGAGCGACGATTATTATTTCACTTGAACTTGATTTAGAACATACCAATATTGATAAACTTAATGCACGTATAGAGAAACTTGATTATGTAAATGAAATTAAAGTAATTGGCATGAGTATCTAG
- a CDS encoding ClbS/DfsB family four-helix bundle protein, whose protein sequence is MRVYENKEELKTEINKAFDKYISEFDEIPESLKDKRFDEVDRTPSENLAYQVGWTSLVLKWEEDERNGLEVKTPSNEFKWNQLGELYQWFAHLSLQELKVKLKVNVNSICVMIDSLNEEELFKPHMRKWADEATKTAVGIDKRAILQEEDKDERIRTNTTDD, encoded by the coding sequence TTGAGAGTATACGAAAATAAAGAAGAACTCAAAACTGAAATAAATAAAGCATTTGATAAATATATTTCAGAATTTGATGAGATTCCGGAAAGTTTAAAAGATAAGAGATTTGATGAAGTTGATAGAACTCCATCCGAAAATCTTGCTTATCAGGTAGGGTGGACAAGCTTAGTTCTTAAATGGGAGGAAGATGAAAGAAATGGACTTGAAGTAAAAACACCATCGAATGAATTCAAATGGAATCAACTTGGTGAATTATATCAGTGGTTTGCTCATCTATCTTTGCAAGAGTTGAAAGTAAAATTAAAAGTAAATGTTAATTCTATCTGTGTAATGATTGATTCGTTAAATGAGGAAGAATTATTTAAGCCACATATGAGAAAATGGGCTGATGAAGCGACTAAAACAGCAGTAGGGATAGATAAAAGAGCAATACTACAAGAGGAGGATAAGGATGAACGCATTAGAACAAATACAACAGATGATTGA
- a CDS encoding glycosyltransferase, with protein MRVLHVLAQLPTKTGSGVYFTNVIDGLKNFNITQAAIYATTPEYNFSILDTVYEVEFEGSNLDFPIVGMSDIMPYNNTLYKNMTDKMMKSWQTEFRKKLVEAKKEFCPDVIITHHLWILSSIVCEVFTDSKIIGVCHNTDIRQAKKNPSLKEKYVLNLSKLDKVLVLSNGVIAEISKVYSYPKENIINIGAGYNEKIFYPLENYTQKDKIEILYAGKFDESKGFFELIKAFRKLELLRNDVTLELIGNVKKEDKAKIFSLIGNSDNIKIYNATDQKHLGEIMRTKDIFILPSYFEGLGLIAVEALGSGLRVVATEIEGLIEFLGEKINNSDIIEYIAMPTIYDTDKAVEEEKPAFIERIVAALNLMAERTKKERKIPEYLTAEIERHSWKKKIEEIYKLLL; from the coding sequence ATGAGAGTTTTACATGTATTAGCACAACTTCCTACAAAAACAGGGAGTGGTGTGTATTTTACAAATGTTATCGATGGATTAAAAAATTTTAATATTACCCAAGCGGCGATTTATGCGACAACGCCGGAATATAATTTTAGTATTTTGGATACTGTATATGAAGTTGAATTTGAGGGGAGTAATCTTGATTTTCCAATAGTAGGAATGAGTGATATAATGCCATATAATAATACTCTTTATAAAAATATGACAGATAAAATGATGAAAAGTTGGCAAACCGAATTTAGAAAAAAGTTAGTGGAAGCCAAAAAAGAGTTTTGTCCTGATGTTATTATAACTCACCATCTTTGGATACTAAGTTCTATTGTTTGTGAAGTGTTTACTGATAGTAAAATAATAGGAGTTTGTCATAATACAGATATTCGTCAAGCGAAAAAAAATCCAAGTTTGAAAGAGAAGTATGTCTTAAATTTGAGTAAATTAGATAAAGTTTTAGTTTTGAGTAATGGAGTTATAGCTGAAATATCAAAAGTCTATAGTTACCCTAAAGAAAATATTATAAATATAGGTGCAGGGTATAACGAAAAAATATTTTATCCATTAGAAAATTATACTCAAAAAGATAAAATAGAGATACTTTATGCCGGTAAATTTGACGAATCAAAAGGTTTTTTTGAACTTATTAAGGCATTTAGAAAATTAGAATTATTAAGAAATGATGTTACATTAGAGTTGATTGGAAATGTAAAAAAAGAAGATAAAGCAAAAATTTTTAGTTTGATAGGAAATTCTGACAATATAAAAATATATAATGCAACGGATCAAAAACATCTTGGAGAAATAATGAGAACAAAGGATATTTTTATTTTACCCTCTTATTTTGAAGGGTTAGGACTTATAGCTGTTGAAGCTTTAGGGAGCGGATTAAGAGTAGTTGCAACGGAAATAGAAGGTTTAATAGAATTTTTGGGAGAAAAAATAAATAATTCGGATATTATAGAATATATTGCCATGCCGACAATTTATGATACTGATAAAGCAGTAGAAGAAGAAAAGCCGGCTTTTATAGAAAGAATAGTAGCAGCGTTAAATTTAATGGCAGAAAGAACAAAAAAAGAAAGAAAAATACCCGAATATTTAACAGCGGAAATAGAACGTCACTCATGGAAAAAGAAAATAGAAGAGATTTATAAGCTGCTATTATGA
- a CDS encoding threonine/serine exporter family protein, translating to MDIYNFIIQLAAGFISTLAFSFLFNAPKKSILVCSVIGAAGWLAYYYVKLISGIIIASFSGAIIIGVLASSASKKLRMPATIFIYTGIIPLVPGYGMYHTMRSLVTKSYHLAAKIGIDTILQAGAIAVGILIASMFSSSIRRVKIQRKR from the coding sequence ATGGATATATATAATTTTATTATACAATTAGCAGCAGGGTTTATTTCAACATTGGCTTTTTCATTTTTATTTAATGCACCTAAGAAATCTATTTTAGTTTGTTCTGTAATAGGAGCAGCAGGGTGGTTAGCATACTATTACGTAAAGTTGATTTCAGGAATTATAATAGCCAGTTTTTCAGGAGCGATAATTATCGGTGTTTTGGCTTCCAGTGCTTCAAAGAAATTAAGAATGCCGGCGACTATATTTATTTACACCGGTATTATTCCATTGGTTCCGGGATATGGAATGTATCACACAATGAGAAGTTTGGTTACTAAAAGTTATCATTTAGCGGCGAAAATAGGGATAGATACAATACTTCAAGCAGGAGCTATAGCGGTTGGAATTTTGATAGCTTCGATGTTTTCATCATCAATAAGAAGGGTAAAAATACAAAGAAAAAGATAG